A genomic segment from Dermacentor silvarum isolate Dsil-2018 chromosome 11, BIME_Dsil_1.4, whole genome shotgun sequence encodes:
- the LOC119432743 gene encoding uncharacterized protein LOC119432743 isoform X2, with product MARRCPIVRTPSATAELMHNTSGGGCPNGRLTFELVTGYVYSAPSDTIELKPGTLQLTDCLEHCRRNASCQSVNFETGLCVLFTSSATERPASLAVSQFPVFTLYAQKICLFGKRRCSRDWAFERVTGYTLRDLARKRLHAVAREECMDLCLDETEFQCRSANFDPSTGECAISDMDRHSVVGDRYFVPSGETNEYLGEQLRRRVRAIVRVPDGERQDPEDGGRRVPERDHPGGLPAALPQRALPVPLV from the exons CGTCGGGCGGCGGTTGCCCCAACGGCCGACTGACGTTCGAGCTTGTCACGGGCTACGTCTACAGCGCGCCGTCGGACACGATCGAGCTGAAGCCCGGCACGCTGCAGCTGACCGACTGCCTGGAGCACTGTCGCCGCAACGCGTCGTGCCAGTCGGTGAACTTCGAGACCGGCCTGTGCGTACTCTTCACCTCGAGCGCCACCGAGCGGCCGGCGTCTTTGGCGGTCTCGCAGTTTCCCGTGTTCACACTCTACGCGCAGAAGATATGCCTCTTCG GGAAACGTCGCTGCAGTCGCGACTGGGCCTTCGAGCGCGTCACGGGTTACACCCTGCGAGATTTGGCGAGAAAGCGCCTGCACGCCGTGGCTCGCGAGGAGTGCATGGACCTGTGCCTGGACGAGACCGAGTTCCAGTGCCGCTCGGCCAACTTCGACCCGTCGACGGGCGAGTGCGCGATCAGCGACATGGACCGGCATTCGGTGGTCGGGGACCGGTACTTTGTGCCCTCGGGAGAGACCAACGAGTACCTTGGAGAGCAACTGCGTCGACG AGTCCGTGCGATTGTGCGAGTTCCGGACGGTGAGCGGCAAGATCCTGAAGACGGTGGACGCCGTGTTCCAGAACGTGACCACCCTGGAGGACTGCCGGCGGCTCTGCCTCAGCGTGCCCTACCGGTGCCACTCGTTTGA